In Alkalihalobacillus sp. AL-G, the genomic stretch GGTCAGGACTTTTGCCGTTCCATTCAAGATTAGGTTCTGCCTTTTTCTTAGCTAAACGTTGGATACTTTCAACAATATCATCTACATAAGTAAAATCCCTCATCATCTTGCCATTATTGAAAATTTGGATCGGCTCACCATTTAAAATTGCTTTAGTGAATAAGAATAAGGCCATATCCGGTCTACCCCAAGGTCCATAAACAGTGAAAAATCTTAGCCCCGTAGTAGGAAGATTATACAAATGACTATATGTGTGAGCCATAAGTTCATTTGCTTTCTTAGTAGCCGCATATAAACTCACTGGATGGTCAACGTTATCGTGAACAGAAAAAGGTAATTTAGTATTTGCACCATAAACAGAACTTGATGAAGCATATATTAGTTGTTCAACATTATTATGTCGACATGCTTCAAGTATGTTCATAAACCCAACTACATTTGAATCAATATAAGCATGTGGATTTTTTAAACTGTATCTAACACCAGCTTGTGCGGCAAGATTAACTACAACATTTACTTTATTTTCCTCAAAAACTTGATTTATTTTGTCTTTGTCTTCAAGAGAAGCTTTTACAAATGAAAAATTTTTATATTCTAACCTTTTAAGCCTGTCCTTTTTTAATCCTACATCATAGTAATTATTAAGATTATCGATCCCTATAACATTATTACCTTCTTTCATTAATCTCTTAGATAGGTGTGATCCGATAAAACCCGCTGCACCTGTAACTAATATTGTCCTCATATTTACCCCTCTAATCGTTATTTACTAGTCTGATATATTCATCCTCAAATTTCGTCACCATACTATTTAACAAATATCTCTTTTTTAATATCATAAATCCATTTTCACCCATTGTTTCTGCAAGTTTAGGATTGTTAATTAAAGTTCGTATCGAATGAATAATATCATCAATATTTTTAGGTCTTATTAAAAGTCCATTCTCTCCGTGTTCTAACAATTCAGGAATACCCCCAACGCTAGTGCCTATAATGGGTTTTTTCCCAGCCATTGCCTCTATTAATGCATTAGGTAACCCTTCCCAAAGAGATGGTAAAATGACTATATTGCTTTCTTTAATAATTTGAGGGATATCTTCCCTAAAACCTAAAAAATATATTAAGTGCTCTATTTTTA encodes the following:
- a CDS encoding NAD-dependent epimerase, whose amino-acid sequence is MRTILVTGAAGFIGSHLSKRLMKEGNNVIGIDNLNNYYDVGLKKDRLKRLEYKNFSFVKASLEDKDKINQVFEENKVNVVVNLAAQAGVRYSLKNPHAYIDSNVVGFMNILEACRHNNVEQLIYASSSSVYGANTKLPFSVHDNVDHPVSLYAATKKANELMAHTYSHLYNLPTTGLRFFTVYGPWGRPDMALFLFTKAILNGEPIQIFNNGKMMRDFTYVDDIVESIQRLAKKKAEPNLEWNGKSPDPGTSYAPYKVFNIGNNSPVNLMDFVHAIEDKLGIEAKKEFMPLQAGDVPETFANVDDLTNDIGFKPQMAIKDGISNFIDWYIDYYGVKL